One segment of Fusobacteriaceae bacterium DNA contains the following:
- the ileS gene encoding isoleucine--tRNA ligase produces MEEKEYGSTLNLPKTPFQMKANLPVKEVKILEYWDENKIYERGVAQNEGKEKFILHDGPPYANGYLHLGTALNKVLKDIIVRYKRFSGFHTPYIPGWDTHGMPIEFRVLEMLGDKAKEMTKAEIRSACRDYAYKFIDIQKEGFIRLGVFGNWADPYLTLDPRFEAKELEVFGDIYEKGYIFRGLKPVYWSTATETALAEAEIEYYDVTSPSIYVRMEANKDLTDKLGFDGQAWVLIWTTTPWTLPANEAIALHPDFIYGLYKTPKGNLILAKDLAQRAFAEIDVKDYELIKEFPGTLLENTTFKHTYLDRTGLMILGTFVTAEDGTGAVHAAPGHGQEDYVACLRYGLPVISPMDNYGCLTEEAGRFAGLYYDDANREIIKYLTETGHILKVKEITHSYPHDWRSKKPVVFRATEQWFIQVEGSGLREKLLDTLDSVTFIPAWGRNRIGSMLETRPDWCISRQRIWGVPIPVFYDDETGAEIYNRDILTHVADIVRVEGTNAWWTHTAEELIGEENLVKYGLKGKKLRKDANILDVWFDSGSSHAAVLENSRWTDQRWPADMYLEGSDQHRGWFQTSFINSVASRGASPFRSILTHGFVVDEKGIKFSKSLGNAVDPYEVIKVYGADILRLWTASADYREDIRVSDNILKNVVESYRRIRNTARYILGNIGDFDAVANAVPYGELEEIDRWALHKLEALKAYVTENYDKYEFYNLFQAIHYFAGVDMSAFYLDIIKDRLYTEGKDSKLRRSAQTAMTKILVALTKMIAPVLAFTAEEIWGMLPESAKEKESVHLTDWYKAEAGNFDKALEAKWDKIIRIRKEVNKCLEKARQGENRIIGNSLDAKVFLYTEDKDLAAFLAENRDLLTTVLIVSQLELSAAKDGDFVQGEDAKEIYTKVIHATGGKCPRCWKYSDEIGQDPAWPALCPRCAAVLQGKR; encoded by the coding sequence ATGGAAGAAAAAGAATACGGCAGTACGTTAAATCTACCGAAAACACCCTTTCAGATGAAGGCCAACCTTCCGGTCAAGGAAGTCAAAATACTGGAATACTGGGACGAAAACAAGATTTACGAGCGGGGGGTCGCGCAAAACGAAGGAAAGGAGAAATTCATCCTTCACGACGGGCCGCCCTACGCCAACGGGTATCTGCATCTGGGCACGGCCCTGAACAAGGTCCTGAAGGACATCATCGTCCGCTACAAGCGCTTCAGCGGCTTTCACACGCCCTATATCCCGGGCTGGGATACCCACGGCATGCCCATCGAGTTCAGAGTTCTGGAAATGCTGGGCGACAAGGCCAAGGAAATGACGAAGGCCGAGATCCGCTCCGCCTGCCGGGATTACGCGTACAAATTTATCGATATCCAGAAGGAGGGTTTTATCCGCCTCGGCGTTTTCGGCAACTGGGCCGATCCCTACCTGACGCTGGATCCGCGCTTTGAGGCCAAGGAACTGGAAGTCTTCGGCGATATTTATGAGAAAGGCTATATTTTCCGGGGGCTGAAACCCGTCTACTGGTCTACGGCCACCGAAACGGCCCTGGCCGAGGCGGAAATCGAATATTACGACGTGACTTCGCCCTCGATTTACGTGCGCATGGAGGCCAACAAGGATCTGACCGACAAACTGGGCTTTGACGGACAGGCCTGGGTATTGATCTGGACGACGACGCCCTGGACCCTTCCCGCCAATGAGGCCATCGCTCTGCATCCGGATTTCATTTACGGCCTGTACAAGACGCCGAAGGGAAATCTGATTCTCGCCAAGGATCTGGCTCAGCGGGCTTTCGCGGAAATCGACGTCAAAGATTACGAGCTGATCAAGGAATTTCCGGGGACCCTCCTCGAAAATACGACGTTCAAGCATACGTATCTCGACCGGACCGGGCTCATGATTCTGGGGACCTTCGTTACGGCCGAGGACGGCACCGGCGCCGTGCACGCCGCGCCGGGACACGGGCAGGAAGACTATGTGGCCTGTCTGCGCTACGGTCTCCCGGTCATTTCCCCCATGGACAACTACGGCTGTCTGACCGAAGAAGCGGGCAGATTCGCGGGGCTCTATTACGACGACGCCAACCGCGAGATCATCAAATACCTGACGGAAACGGGCCATATCCTCAAAGTCAAGGAAATCACCCACTCCTACCCCCACGACTGGCGCTCCAAGAAACCCGTGGTCTTCCGGGCCACGGAACAATGGTTTATCCAGGTGGAGGGCTCGGGGCTGCGGGAAAAGCTCCTCGACACGCTGGACAGCGTGACGTTTATTCCGGCCTGGGGCAGGAACCGCATCGGATCCATGCTCGAAACGAGACCCGACTGGTGTATTTCCCGGCAGCGGATCTGGGGCGTGCCGATTCCCGTCTTCTATGACGACGAGACCGGCGCCGAGATCTACAACCGGGATATCCTGACGCACGTGGCGGACATTGTCCGCGTGGAAGGGACAAACGCCTGGTGGACTCATACGGCCGAAGAGCTGATCGGCGAGGAAAACCTCGTCAAGTACGGCCTCAAAGGAAAGAAATTGCGGAAAGACGCCAATATCCTTGACGTCTGGTTCGATTCGGGCTCGTCCCACGCGGCGGTTCTGGAAAATTCCCGCTGGACGGACCAGCGCTGGCCCGCCGATATGTATCTTGAGGGTTCCGACCAGCATAGGGGCTGGTTCCAGACGTCCTTCATCAACTCCGTGGCCTCCCGGGGCGCTTCGCCCTTCCGGAGCATCCTGACTCACGGCTTCGTCGTCGACGAAAAGGGCATCAAGTTTTCCAAGTCCCTGGGCAACGCCGTGGATCCCTATGAGGTCATCAAAGTATACGGAGCCGATATTTTGCGCCTTTGGACCGCTTCCGCCGACTACCGGGAAGATATCCGGGTGTCCGACAACATCTTGAAAAACGTCGTGGAATCCTATCGCCGGATCCGCAATACGGCCCGCTATATCCTGGGCAACATCGGCGATTTTGACGCGGTCGCCAACGCCGTGCCCTACGGGGAATTGGAAGAAATCGACCGCTGGGCGCTGCACAAGCTCGAGGCCCTCAAGGCCTATGTGACCGAAAACTACGACAAATACGAATTTTACAATCTCTTCCAGGCCATTCACTACTTCGCGGGCGTGGATATGTCGGCCTTCTACCTCGACATCATCAAGGACAGGCTTTATACGGAGGGCAAGGACAGCAAACTGCGGCGTTCGGCCCAGACGGCCATGACGAAGATCCTTGTCGCGCTGACGAAGATGATCGCGCCGGTTTTGGCTTTTACGGCCGAGGAGATCTGGGGCATGCTGCCCGAATCGGCCAAAGAAAAGGAATCGGTGCATCTGACCGACTGGTACAAGGCCGAGGCGGGCAATTTCGACAAAGCCCTCGAAGCCAAATGGGACAAGATCATCCGGATCCGGAAAGAAGTCAACAAATGCCTCGAAAAGGCGCGACAGGGCGAGAACCGCATCATCGGCAACTCCCTTGACGCCAAGGTTTTCCTGTACACGGAAGATAAAGACCTGGCGGCCTTCCTCGCGGAAAACCGGGATCTGCTGACGACGGTCCTGATCGTTTCCCAGCTGGAGCTTTCCGCGGCCAAAGACGGCGATTTCGTACAAGGTGAGGACGCCAAGGAGATTTACACGAAGGTCATTCACGCCACGGGCGGCAAATGCCCCCGCTGCTGGAAATATTCCGACGAAATCGGGCAAGATCCCGCCTGGCCGGCGCTCTGCCCGCGCTGCGCGGCCGTTTTGCAGGGCAAACGGTAG
- a CDS encoding HAMP domain-containing protein yields MKIKKDSLIRKIIQYNIFAVTMSSLVITVFLIFLSAKIGGGPHIFRGRAGNMPQQIAILAGIAALMALLTWISVLFCRRIFYRLLKPLSKIAKAADNISAGNYNVDLSRFSGADEINSLSETFEKMVRVIKNKEADLREKNAKLQDNLHNLDTVEKIIMAVNTEDDILVTMRDILAAITSDIGLGYSRAAYFRYSREMDALVGELSKVNSTLKKECEAIDAKMAGFQFQINEIEKLVRLIKAPFKEDSLLKKAIVERRVISHNEKGYKFNFGSDLFRSLGISNFLIFPIIDKSRNYGCVLVDHFGRDKKITKEDIELMTLLMINISMKLSNKNLEEEKLDKERVMTVGKLSEKFLNRRKIATEKLFSIVEKMDQYNIEDSQLKEVLVELKEELYKITKEIDTLRDYSDYGEEKSEFEPFLLEIPIRNAVRGLNESLVRDGITLSVFSSHSESILGNPKKIEKVFTELIRNAQDALNYKDGPDKKINIVVNRDKHTEKVRICIKDNGVGMNEEQLAHAFDPFVSYTNSPGLGLSIVSRIIRNHSGVIKIYSKKNEGTEVKITLNSYKEEIL; encoded by the coding sequence ATGAAAATCAAAAAAGACTCGCTGATCAGAAAAATCATTCAATACAATATTTTCGCGGTGACCATGAGCTCTCTGGTCATCACGGTGTTTTTGATTTTTCTCTCGGCGAAGATCGGAGGCGGACCCCATATTTTTCGCGGCAGAGCGGGGAACATGCCGCAACAGATCGCGATCCTGGCGGGCATCGCCGCCTTGATGGCGCTCCTGACCTGGATCAGCGTCCTTTTCTGCAGGCGGATCTTTTACCGCTTGCTGAAGCCCCTCTCCAAGATCGCCAAGGCCGCCGACAACATCTCGGCCGGCAACTACAACGTCGATCTCAGCCGCTTCAGCGGCGCCGACGAGATCAATTCCCTCTCGGAAACCTTCGAGAAAATGGTCCGGGTCATCAAAAACAAAGAGGCGGACCTCAGGGAAAAAAACGCCAAGCTGCAGGACAACCTCCACAACCTCGACACCGTGGAAAAGATCATTATGGCCGTCAATACCGAAGACGACATCCTCGTCACCATGCGGGACATCCTGGCGGCCATCACATCCGACATCGGTCTCGGCTACAGCCGGGCCGCCTATTTTCGCTACAGCCGGGAAATGGACGCCCTCGTGGGCGAGCTCTCCAAGGTCAACAGCACGCTGAAAAAGGAATGTGAGGCCATCGACGCCAAAATGGCGGGCTTTCAGTTCCAGATCAACGAAATCGAAAAACTCGTGCGTCTGATCAAGGCGCCCTTCAAGGAAGACAGCCTTCTGAAAAAAGCCATCGTCGAGCGCAGGGTCATTTCCCACAACGAAAAGGGCTACAAGTTCAACTTCGGCAGCGACCTCTTCCGGAGCCTCGGCATCAGCAATTTTCTCATATTCCCGATCATCGACAAGAGCCGCAATTACGGCTGTGTCCTTGTGGACCATTTCGGCCGCGACAAGAAGATCACCAAGGAAGACATCGAGCTGATGACGCTTTTGATGATCAATATTTCCATGAAGCTCTCCAACAAGAACCTCGAGGAGGAGAAGCTCGACAAAGAGCGGGTCATGACGGTGGGGAAGCTGTCGGAAAAATTTTTGAACCGCCGCAAAATCGCGACGGAAAAGCTTTTTTCCATCGTGGAGAAAATGGATCAGTACAACATCGAGGACAGCCAGCTCAAGGAAGTCCTCGTGGAGCTCAAAGAAGAGCTTTACAAGATTACGAAAGAAATCGATACCTTGCGCGACTACAGCGATTACGGTGAAGAGAAAAGCGAATTTGAGCCTTTCTTGCTCGAAATCCCCATACGAAACGCCGTCAGGGGCCTGAACGAGTCTCTCGTCCGTGACGGCATCACGCTTTCGGTATTTTCCAGCCACAGCGAAAGCATTCTCGGGAATCCGAAAAAAATCGAAAAAGTATTTACGGAACTGATCCGGAATGCCCAGGACGCCCTCAATTACAAGGACGGGCCCGACAAGAAGATCAACATCGTCGTCAACCGCGACAAGCATACGGAAAAAGTCCGCATTTGCATCAAAGACAACGGCGTCGGCATGAACGAAGAACAGCTGGCGCACGCCTTCGATCCCTTCGTGAGCTATACGAACTCGCCGGGACTGGGATTGTCCATCGTATCCCGGATTATCCGGAACCATTCGGGCGTCATCAAGATCTACTCCAAAAAAAACGAGGGCACAGAGGTCAAAATTACGTTGAATTCATATAAGGAGGAAATACTATAG
- the rpsP gene encoding 30S ribosomal protein S16, translating to MLKLRLTRLGAKKVPSYRLIATEGLSKRDGKALAYLGNYYPLEDSKVTLKEEEILKFLGNGAQPTRTVKSLLTKAGIWAKFEESKKK from the coding sequence ATGTTAAAACTGAGACTGACAAGATTGGGCGCAAAGAAAGTACCGAGCTACCGGCTGATAGCCACCGAGGGATTGTCCAAACGGGACGGGAAGGCCCTGGCCTATCTCGGCAATTATTATCCCCTCGAAGACAGCAAAGTTACGCTGAAAGAAGAAGAAATTCTCAAATTTCTGGGAAACGGCGCGCAGCCGACGCGGACCGTCAAATCCCTTCTGACCAAAGCGGGCATATGGGCGAAATTTGAAGAATCCAAGAAAAAGTAA
- the ffh gene encoding signal recognition particle protein, producing MLENLGARFQEIFKKIRGHGRLSEENVKEALREVRMSLLEADVNYRVVKDFTNRILEKSVGTEVLRGVNPGQQFVKIVHDELVELLGGTNAQLTKSVRNPTILMLAGLQGAGKTTFAAKLGLYLKKQGDRVMLAAADVYRPAAIEQLRVLGQQTDIPVYADENEKNVVAICERALEKAREEDCAWLILDTAGRLYIDETLMTELRDVKKALRPQEILLVVDAMTGQDAVNLAKSFHEALNIDGVVLTKLDGDARGGAALSVKSVVGKPIKFASTGEKPGDIERFHPDRLASRILGMGDVVTLVEKAQENIDEDEAMSLAEKIKNQKFNFEDFLRMLKMIKRLGPLGGILKMLPGMPKIDDLSPAENEMKKTECIIQSMTRAERKNPDLLKAGRKIRIAKGSGTEVSDVNRLLKQFENLKGMMKLFNNGRFPNIPGMGGGPFGR from the coding sequence ATGCTGGAAAATCTGGGCGCGCGCTTTCAGGAGATTTTCAAAAAGATCCGGGGTCACGGCAGGCTCAGCGAGGAAAATGTCAAAGAGGCCCTGCGGGAAGTCCGGATGTCTTTGCTGGAAGCCGACGTCAACTATCGGGTCGTCAAGGACTTTACGAACCGCATCCTGGAAAAATCCGTCGGAACCGAGGTCCTGCGCGGCGTCAATCCCGGTCAGCAGTTTGTGAAGATCGTCCATGACGAGCTTGTGGAGCTCCTGGGCGGAACGAACGCGCAACTCACGAAAAGCGTGAGAAACCCCACGATCCTCATGCTGGCGGGCCTGCAGGGGGCGGGAAAGACCACATTCGCCGCGAAACTGGGTCTGTACCTGAAAAAGCAGGGCGATCGCGTGATGCTGGCGGCGGCCGACGTCTACCGACCGGCGGCCATTGAGCAGTTGCGGGTATTGGGTCAACAGACGGACATTCCGGTCTACGCCGATGAAAACGAAAAAAACGTCGTCGCCATTTGCGAAAGGGCCCTCGAAAAAGCCCGGGAAGAGGACTGCGCCTGGCTTATCCTCGATACGGCGGGACGGCTCTATATCGACGAGACGCTGATGACGGAGCTCAGAGACGTCAAAAAGGCCCTCCGGCCCCAGGAAATCCTCCTGGTGGTGGACGCCATGACGGGTCAGGACGCCGTCAATCTCGCCAAATCCTTTCACGAGGCCCTCAACATCGACGGGGTCGTACTGACGAAACTGGACGGCGACGCCCGGGGCGGAGCCGCCCTCTCGGTCAAATCCGTCGTCGGAAAGCCCATCAAATTCGCCTCCACAGGGGAAAAGCCCGGCGACATCGAGCGCTTTCACCCTGACCGGCTGGCTTCCCGTATCCTCGGCATGGGGGACGTCGTGACGCTTGTGGAGAAGGCCCAGGAAAATATCGACGAAGACGAGGCCATGTCCCTGGCGGAGAAAATCAAAAACCAGAAATTCAACTTTGAGGACTTTCTGCGGATGCTCAAAATGATCAAACGCCTCGGTCCCCTGGGCGGCATCCTCAAAATGCTCCCGGGCATGCCGAAAATAGACGATTTGAGCCCCGCCGAGAACGAAATGAAAAAGACCGAATGCATCATCCAGTCCATGACCCGGGCGGAGCGGAAAAATCCCGACCTCCTCAAAGCCGGCCGGAAAATCCGGATCGCCAAAGGGAGCGGCACGGAAGTTTCCGACGTGAACCGGCTGCTGAAGCAGTTCGAGAACCTCAAGGGCATGATGAAGCTCTTCAACAACGGGCGTTTCCCCAACATCCCCGGCATGGGCGGCGGGCCCTTCGGACGCTGA
- a CDS encoding L,D-transpeptidase codes for MMKSGRKIGLLLLLLLSVFAFGKTKKLTEKEYHSPWYYSPGKLHNELVRRGWFVEETYFLPKKGNPSEGEEIPLDDYALNEINAIKRAEAWLNIPCVGRQSEEIWRKLALRPQPVDILAETTPSGYFIVINKTLLSATLYKDRQVVKKMPVAVGRDPNATPSGKWHVAVKLLNPAWGGNGEEPMTASDPNNPLGEYWMAISYINKKGQHSIGIHGTSRFRKGTLTPGTLASSGCMRLINSEAKWLYETIPMKTPVWIGFSDELAKLGVVQKDRDDRPLFRDPPVDGEQAPENIAPEQTEPVTLAEGGTPVSGGRQPVTEGQVADGTEIAEQSEATAPEVTPKLIDQIHKTRKRRRT; via the coding sequence ATGATGAAAAGCGGTAGAAAAATCGGTTTGCTGTTGTTGCTTTTGCTCAGCGTTTTTGCCTTCGGCAAGACGAAAAAGCTCACGGAAAAAGAATATCATTCCCCCTGGTACTACAGCCCGGGCAAGCTCCATAACGAGCTTGTGCGCAGGGGCTGGTTCGTCGAGGAGACGTATTTTCTCCCGAAAAAGGGGAATCCCTCCGAAGGGGAGGAAATCCCTCTGGACGACTACGCGTTGAACGAAATCAACGCGATCAAGCGGGCCGAGGCCTGGCTCAACATCCCCTGCGTCGGCAGACAGTCCGAGGAAATCTGGAGAAAACTGGCCCTGCGGCCGCAGCCCGTCGACATCCTGGCCGAGACGACGCCTTCGGGGTATTTCATCGTGATCAACAAGACGCTCTTGTCGGCGACGCTGTACAAAGACCGGCAGGTCGTGAAAAAAATGCCCGTGGCCGTGGGCAGGGATCCCAACGCGACGCCCTCGGGCAAATGGCATGTGGCCGTAAAACTGCTGAATCCCGCCTGGGGCGGCAACGGCGAGGAGCCCATGACCGCTTCTGATCCCAATAATCCCCTGGGCGAATACTGGATGGCCATTTCGTATATCAATAAAAAAGGTCAGCATTCGATCGGAATCCACGGCACGTCCCGTTTCCGCAAAGGGACCCTGACGCCGGGAACCCTGGCCTCTTCGGGCTGTATGCGGCTCATCAATTCCGAGGCCAAATGGCTCTATGAAACGATTCCCATGAAGACGCCGGTCTGGATCGGATTTTCCGACGAACTGGCCAAACTCGGCGTCGTGCAGAAAGACCGGGACGACAGGCCCCTTTTCCGGGATCCTCCGGTAGACGGAGAACAAGCGCCGGAAAATATTGCGCCGGAGCAGACGGAACCCGTCACGCTGGCCGAAGGTGGAACGCCGGTGTCGGGCGGTCGGCAGCCCGTAACGGAAGGGCAGGTCGCCGACGGGACGGAGATCGCGGAACAATCGGAGGCGACGGCGCCCGAGGTCACGCCGAAATTGATCGATCAAATTCATAAGACAAGAAAGCGCAGACGGACCTGA
- a CDS encoding dipeptidase, producing MSTTGKNSGGKMPIIDLHCDTVLELARRKKALAVNDLCVDLEKMRKSDVICQFFAMFIRMTEFPSVDGAWERMLQLYAVFREEMAKNAGAIRQITSGVELSGKNDVPAAVLTVEEGGILGGRVERVDELYKMGVRLITLTWNFENCIGYPNSEETEIMEAGLKPFGLEVVEKMNDLGMIVDVSHLSDGGFRDVAHYSRKPLVASHSNARALCPNRRNLTDDMIRTLADSGGVTGINFYGKFLGDKTPGTLAEIIAHIKHIKNVGGIDCIALGSDFDGFDGGCEIEDASRFPKLVAALGKNGFTAGEIEKITWKNALRVIRETL from the coding sequence ATGTCAACAACAGGGAAAAACTCCGGAGGAAAAATGCCGATAATTGATCTGCACTGCGATACGGTTTTGGAACTGGCGCGGCGGAAAAAAGCCCTCGCCGTCAATGATCTTTGCGTTGATCTCGAAAAGATGAGGAAATCAGATGTCATCTGCCAATTCTTCGCCATGTTTATCCGGATGACGGAGTTTCCATCGGTCGACGGGGCCTGGGAACGCATGTTGCAGCTTTACGCCGTGTTCCGGGAGGAAATGGCGAAAAACGCCGGCGCGATTCGGCAGATCACCTCGGGCGTGGAGCTCTCGGGGAAAAACGACGTCCCCGCGGCGGTCTTGACCGTCGAAGAGGGCGGCATCCTGGGCGGACGCGTCGAAAGAGTCGACGAACTCTACAAGATGGGCGTACGGCTCATTACCCTGACCTGGAATTTTGAAAACTGCATCGGCTATCCCAATTCCGAAGAGACGGAGATCATGGAAGCGGGCCTCAAGCCCTTCGGCCTTGAGGTCGTCGAAAAAATGAACGATCTCGGCATGATCGTCGACGTCTCCCATCTCTCGGACGGCGGGTTCCGGGATGTGGCCCATTATTCCCGCAAGCCCCTGGTGGCTTCCCACAGCAACGCCCGGGCCCTCTGCCCCAACCGCCGCAACCTCACGGACGACATGATCCGGACGCTGGCCGATTCCGGCGGCGTCACGGGCATCAATTTTTACGGCAAATTTTTAGGCGACAAAACGCCGGGGACTCTGGCCGAAATCATCGCCCACATCAAGCATATCAAGAATGTCGGCGGCATCGACTGCATTGCCCTCGGAAGCGACTTTGACGGCTTTGACGGCGGCTGTGAGATCGAAGACGCGTCCCGCTTCCCCAAACTTGTCGCGGCCCTCGGGAAAAACGGCTTCACGGCCGGGGAAATCGAAAAAATCACCTGGAAAAACGCGCTTCGCGTGATCAGAGAAACGTTATAG
- a CDS encoding ketopantoate reductase family protein, protein MKAIKTVSLIGLGAIGSYFACNLQTVLGDNLRIVAGGERGQRIRKNGIIANGTQYYFNVVDPATPADPADLVIIITKMTGLRQALEDIRNHVGPDSILMAPLNGVEKEEIVASVYGWDRLLYSLTRVSVLMVGNTVSFDPKQARIEFGEKTNESVSPRVQAVADLFAKAGVKPKIQPDMIRAIWHKYMCNLAENQVSALLHVPFGAWNGQSVHATALREMVMREVARVAAKKGIILTEEEIRIQGEKLKAMPYNNKSSTLRDLEEKRKTEIDMFGGTLCRIAKEVGEEAPVNEFLYHAIKVLEEKNEGLIKERI, encoded by the coding sequence ATGAAAGCAATCAAAACCGTATCCCTGATCGGCCTGGGGGCCATCGGCAGCTATTTTGCCTGCAACCTGCAAACGGTCCTTGGCGACAATCTGCGGATCGTGGCGGGCGGCGAGCGGGGCCAGCGGATTCGCAAAAACGGCATTATCGCCAACGGAACGCAATATTACTTCAATGTGGTCGATCCCGCGACGCCGGCGGATCCGGCCGATCTTGTGATCATCATTACGAAAATGACGGGTCTCCGGCAGGCCCTCGAAGACATTCGGAACCACGTGGGGCCCGACTCGATCCTGATGGCGCCCTTAAACGGCGTCGAAAAGGAAGAAATCGTGGCCTCGGTCTACGGTTGGGACAGGCTTTTGTATTCCCTGACCCGGGTCAGCGTCCTCATGGTGGGAAATACGGTCAGCTTTGATCCGAAGCAGGCCCGCATCGAGTTTGGCGAAAAGACCAATGAAAGCGTGAGCCCGAGGGTACAGGCCGTGGCGGATTTGTTCGCGAAAGCTGGCGTCAAGCCCAAAATCCAGCCCGACATGATCCGGGCCATCTGGCACAAATACATGTGCAATCTGGCCGAAAATCAAGTCTCGGCCCTGCTTCACGTCCCCTTCGGGGCCTGGAACGGGCAGAGCGTCCACGCGACGGCTCTCCGGGAAATGGTCATGCGGGAAGTGGCGCGGGTAGCGGCGAAAAAGGGGATTATTCTGACCGAAGAGGAGATCCGGATTCAGGGCGAGAAGCTCAAGGCCATGCCCTACAACAACAAGTCCTCGACGCTCAGGGATCTGGAGGAGAAACGGAAGACGGAGATCGACATGTTCGGCGGGACCCTGTGCCGGATCGCCAAAGAAGTGGGCGAAGAGGCCCCTGTCAACGAATTTTTGTATCACGCGATCAAGGTCCTGGAGGAGAAAAACGAGGGACTGATCAAAGAGCGGATCTGA
- the proC gene encoding pyrroline-5-carboxylate reductase, which produces MKIGFIGCGNMGEAFLRGVMGSGLLSAADIYVFDQLKDAAVAKTYGVNVCGSGPEVAEKADAVFLAVKPNIYPYVIEEAKEALASKLIVTMAPGVTLGTMAERMLPHKGVRVIRTMPNLPLMIGEGCIAYTFGAEVTAAEKAFFTELFGKIGVSIEIKEELYDAVTGASGSSPAFVFVFIEALADAAVAAGLARADAYRLVSQTVAGSAKMLLATGKHPGEWKDAVCSPGGTTIEGIMKLEENGFRGAITKAAIATIEKTKKMGEKK; this is translated from the coding sequence ATGAAAATCGGATTTATCGGTTGCGGCAATATGGGCGAAGCCTTTTTGCGCGGCGTCATGGGATCGGGGCTCCTTTCGGCCGCCGACATCTATGTCTTTGACCAATTGAAAGACGCGGCCGTGGCGAAAACCTACGGCGTCAATGTCTGCGGGAGCGGCCCCGAAGTCGCGGAAAAGGCCGACGCGGTGTTTCTGGCGGTCAAGCCCAATATTTATCCCTATGTGATCGAAGAGGCCAAAGAGGCCCTGGCCTCAAAACTGATCGTGACCATGGCGCCCGGCGTTACCCTCGGGACCATGGCGGAAAGAATGCTGCCCCACAAGGGCGTCCGGGTGATCCGGACCATGCCAAACCTGCCGCTGATGATCGGCGAAGGCTGCATCGCCTATACGTTCGGGGCTGAGGTCACTGCCGCCGAAAAGGCCTTTTTCACGGAGCTCTTCGGAAAAATCGGCGTGTCCATCGAGATTAAAGAGGAGCTTTACGACGCAGTTACCGGCGCTTCCGGCTCGTCTCCGGCCTTTGTCTTCGTCTTTATCGAGGCCCTGGCCGACGCCGCGGTGGCGGCGGGACTCGCGAGAGCCGACGCCTACCGGCTTGTGTCCCAGACCGTGGCCGGATCTGCCAAAATGCTCCTCGCGACCGGCAAACACCCCGGCGAATGGAAAGACGCGGTCTGCTCCCCGGGCGGCACGACCATCGAGGGCATCATGAAACTGGAGGAAAACGGATTCCGCGGGGCCATCACCAAGGCCGCCATTGCCACGATCGAAAAAACAAAAAAAATGGGGGAAAAAAAATGA
- a CDS encoding MurR/RpiR family transcriptional regulator, with protein sequence MRKKVLSWIAEHHDQFSKSFKKIADYVAHNQSIASFISINDLAEKTGTSPATITRFTRKLGFKGYPEFQAIFQNELERQTSYMKELKTTLSDTGSGDNVLANLIAHNIELLQGIDVRRMDLELEQAVKWLGSCRKIYILGARGSYSLAYYFYFMLKEFKEGVDLITLGATDFTDKLLYIRPEDVLLSISFYPYTHFTIQVTEFFKENGNKIITVTDKEDSSLGNLSDLVLTTKSIEQENSLIPGLIMLQALLLKLGVQNKKEIMEKLDRLKVITDRFNLYTDK encoded by the coding sequence ATGAGAAAGAAAGTCCTGTCCTGGATAGCGGAACACCATGATCAATTCAGCAAAAGCTTCAAGAAAATCGCCGACTACGTGGCCCACAACCAGAGTATCGCGTCCTTTATCTCGATCAATGACCTCGCCGAAAAAACCGGCACGAGTCCGGCCACGATCACGCGCTTTACGAGAAAACTGGGCTTCAAGGGCTATCCCGAATTTCAGGCGATCTTTCAGAACGAGCTGGAGCGCCAGACCTCTTATATGAAGGAGCTGAAAACGACGCTCAGCGACACGGGGAGCGGGGACAATGTGCTGGCGAACCTGATTGCCCACAACATCGAGCTCTTGCAAGGCATAGACGTCCGGCGCATGGACCTCGAGCTGGAGCAGGCGGTCAAGTGGCTCGGCAGCTGCCGCAAGATCTATATTTTGGGGGCCAGGGGCTCCTATTCCCTCGCCTACTACTTTTATTTTATGCTGAAGGAATTTAAAGAAGGGGTGGACCTGATCACGCTGGGCGCGACGGATTTCACCGACAAATTGCTCTATATCCGGCCCGAGGACGTGCTGCTCTCGATTTCCTTTTATCCGTACACGCATTTTACGATCCAGGTCACGGAATTTTTCAAAGAAAACGGCAACAAGATCATCACGGTCACCGACAAGGAGGACTCTTCCCTGGGAAACCTCTCGGATCTCGTGCTGACCACCAAGAGCATCGAGCAGGAAAATTCCCTGATCCCGGGGCTCATTATGCTGCAGGCCCTGCTTTTGAAACTGGGCGTCCAAAACAAAAAAGAAATCATGGAAAAACTGGACCGGCTCAAGGTCATCACGGACCGGTTCAATTTATATACCGACAAATAA